A genomic region of Paramormyrops kingsleyae isolate MSU_618 chromosome 19, PKINGS_0.4, whole genome shotgun sequence contains the following coding sequences:
- the LOC111838664 gene encoding protein sel-1 homolog 1 isoform X2 yields the protein MPLLNATMNKRLLLLLYVLGAVRTAAEAIESSDRSEEKPSDRELEDNHQVGQETEFGEGTDRESPVEEEDLPSQPAPRQEKPKEVPVVIGGTAAGEPCLFPFLFLGKEYLDCTTEGRGDGRLWCATTYDYDRDKRWGFCETEEQTAQRRQAEEADEIYQRAVRTLNGTTKKSQKKEAYEKLKKAVDMGHTKAAEKVAYAMLFGDYMSQNVSQAKELFEKLVLEGSPKAQMALGFLYAAGLGVNSSQAKALVYYTFGALGGNLVAHMILGYRYWGGVGVPQSCESALTHYRLVANHVASDVSLMGGSAVQRVRLLDEVENPGSTSGMLEEDLIQYYQFLAEKGDVQAQVGLGQLHLHGGRGVEQNHERAYNYFNQAANAGNTHAMAFLGKMYSEGSEFVPQNNETALRYFKKAADLGNPVGQSGLGMAYLYGRGVPVNYELALKYFQKAAEQGLVDGQLQLGTMYYNGIGVKRDYKQALKYFNLASQAGHILAFYSLAQMHATGTGVMRSCHTAVELFKNVCERGRWSERLMTAYSSFKEGDSDSAVVQYLLLAEQGYEVAQSNVAFILDQKEAKIFSENETYPRALLHWNRAAAQGYTVARIKLGDYHFYGHGTDVDYETAVIHYRLASEQQHSAQAMFNLGYMHEKGLGIKQSLPLLSQDIHLAKRFYDMAAEASPDAQVPVFLALCKLGLLYSLQYLQDLSVKEVMSQVDLDQLLGPEWDLYLMTVIALLLGTVIAYRQRQHQAILRPAAAVPPQ from the exons ATGCCGCTTTTGAACGCCACCATGAATAAGCGCCTACTCCTCTTATTATATGTGCTCGGTGCTGTCAGGACGGCGGCTG AGGCGATAGAGTCGAGTGACAGGTCCGAAGAAAAg CCTTCTGACAGAGAGCTTGAGGATAATCACCAAGTGGGGCAGGAGACAGAATTTGGGGAAGGGACTGACAGGGAGTCCCCTGTCGAGGAAGAGGACCTTCCCTCTCAGCCAGCCCCCAGACAGGAGAAGCCAAAAGAGG TGCCCGTGGTGATTGGAGGCACCGCTGCTGGGGAGCCTTGCTTATTCCCCTTCCTTTTCCTGGGGAAGGAGTACTTGGACTGCACCACTGAGGGCAGGGGAGATGGCCGGCTCTGGTGCGCCACCACCTATGACTACGACAGAGACAAGAGATGGGGCTTCTGTGAGA CGGAGGAGCAGACTGCGCAGAGAAGGCAGGCCGAGGAGGCTGACGAGATCTACCAGAGAGCTGTCCGCACACTCAATGGCACCACCAAGAAAAGTCAGAAGAAGGA ggcttATGAGAAGCTGAAGAAGGCGGTAGACATGGGCCACACCAAGGCTGCGGAGAAGGTGGCCTACGCCATGCTGTTTGGAGATTACATGAGCCAGAACGTGAGCCAGGCAAAGGAGCTGTTTGAGAAGCTGGTGCTGGAGGGCTCACCCAAGGCACAGATG GCCCTGGGCTTTCTGTATGCTGCCGGTTTAGGAGTGAACTCCAGTCAGGCTAAG GCGCTGGTTTACTACACTTTCGGGGCTTTAGGTGGAAACCTGGTGGCTCACATGATCCTG GGCTACAGGTACTGGGGTGGTGTGGGCGTCCCCCAGAGCTGCGAGTCGGCCCTGACACATTACCGGCTGGTGGCCAATCACG TTGCTAGTGACGTCTCTCTGATGGGGGGCAGTGCAGTGCAAAGGGTCCGCCTGCTGGATGAGGTGGAAAACCCCGGTTCCACCAGTGGCATGCTAGAGGAAGACCTTATCCAATACTACCAGTTTCTAGCTGAGAAGGGGGATGTCCAGGCCCAG GTTGGCCTGGGCCAGCTGCATCTGCATGGGGGCCGGGGCGTGGAGCAGAACCATGAG AGGGCCTACAACTACTTCAATCAGGCAGCCAACGCTGGGAACACGCATGCCATGGCATTCCTGGGGAAG ATGTACTCTGAAGGCAGTGAGTTTGTGCCCCAGAACAATGAGACTGCCCTACGGTACTTCAAGAAAGCAGCCGACCTG GGCAACCCTGTGGGCCAAAGCGGCCTAGGTATGGCCTACTTGTATGGCCGAGGCGTCCCTGTG AACTACGAGCTGGCGCTGAAGTACTTCCAGAAGGCAGCGGAACAAGGCCTGGTAGATGGGCAGCTGCAGCTAGGCACCATGTACTACA ATGGCATTGGTGTCAAGCGAGACTACAAGCAGGCCCTGAAGTACTTCAACCTGGCCTCTCAGGCAGGCCACATCTTGGCCTTCTACAGTTTGGCTCAGATGCATGCCACAGGCACTGGGGTCATGCGCTCCTGTCACACGGCTGTGGAG CTCTTCAAGAACGTGTGTGAGCGCGGCCGGTGGTCAGAACGCCTCATGACGGCCTACAGCAGCTTCAAGGAGGGTGACTCAGACTCTGCCGTGGTGCAGTACCTGCTGCTGGCTGAGCAGGGCTACGAGGTGGCCCAGAGCAATGTTGCTTTCATCCTGGACCAGA AAGAGGCCAAGATCTTCAGTGAGAATGAGACGTACCCCAGGGCACTGCTTCACTGGAACAGGGCAGCGGCTCAGG GATACACCGTGGCCAGGATAAAGCTAGGGGATTACCACTTCTACGGGCATGGCACGGACGTGGACTATGAGACGGCTGTGATCCACTACAGGCTGGCTTCTGAGCAGCAGCACAGCGCCCAGGCCATGTTTAATTTGGGCTACATGCATGAGAAGGGCCTGGGCATCAAGCAG TCTCTGCCTCTGCTCTCCCAGGACATCCACCTGGCCAAGCGTTTCTACGACATGGCGGCGGAGGCCAGCCCAGATGCCCAGGTGCCGGTCTTCCTGGCCCTCTGCAAGCTGGGCCTCCTCTACTCCCTGCAGTACCTGCAGGACCTTAGT GTCAAAGAGGTCATGTCCCAGGTGGACCTGGACCAGCTGCTGGGACCTGAGTGGGACCTCTACCTCATGACCGTCATTGCCCTGCTGCTGGGCACTGTCATAGCCTACCGTCAGAGGCAGCATCAGGCCATCCTGCGACCCGCCGCTGCTGTCCCCCCTCAGTGA
- the LOC111838664 gene encoding protein sel-1 homolog 1 isoform X3, which translates to MPLLNATMNKRLLLLLYVLGAVRTAAEAIESSDRSEEKPSDRELEDNHQVGQETEFGEGTDRESPVEEEDLPSQPAPRQEKPKEVPVVIGGTAAGEPCLFPFLFLGKEYLDCTTEGRGDGRLWCATTYDYDRDKRWGFCETEEQTAQRRQAEEADEIYQRAVRTLNGTTKKSQKKEAYEKLKKAVDMGHTKAAEKVAYAMLFGDYMSQNVSQAKELFEKLVLEGSPKAQMALGFLYAAGLGVNSSQAKALVYYTFGALGGNLVAHMILGYRYWGGVGVPQSCESALTHYRLVANHVASDVSLMGGSAVQRVRLLDEVENPGSTSGMLEEDLIQYYQFLAEKGDVQAQVGLGQLHLHGGRGVEQNHERAYNYFNQAANAGNTHAMAFLGKMYSEGSEFVPQNNETALRYFKKAADLGNPVGQSGLGMAYLYGRGVPVNYELALKYFQKAAEQGLVDGQLQLGTMYYNGIGVKRDYKQALKYFNLASQAGHILAFYSLAQMHATGTGVMRSCHTAVELFKNVCERGRWSERLMTAYSSFKEGDSDSAVVQYLLLAEQGYEVAQSNVAFILDQIEEAKIFSENETYPRALLHWNRAAAQGYTVARIKLGDYHFYGHGTDVDYETAVIHYRLASEQQHSAQAMFNLGYMHEKGLGIKQDIHLAKRFYDMAAEASPDAQVPVFLALCKLGLLYSLQYLQDLSVKEVMSQVDLDQLLGPEWDLYLMTVIALLLGTVIAYRQRQHQAILRPAAAVPPQ; encoded by the exons ATGCCGCTTTTGAACGCCACCATGAATAAGCGCCTACTCCTCTTATTATATGTGCTCGGTGCTGTCAGGACGGCGGCTG AGGCGATAGAGTCGAGTGACAGGTCCGAAGAAAAg CCTTCTGACAGAGAGCTTGAGGATAATCACCAAGTGGGGCAGGAGACAGAATTTGGGGAAGGGACTGACAGGGAGTCCCCTGTCGAGGAAGAGGACCTTCCCTCTCAGCCAGCCCCCAGACAGGAGAAGCCAAAAGAGG TGCCCGTGGTGATTGGAGGCACCGCTGCTGGGGAGCCTTGCTTATTCCCCTTCCTTTTCCTGGGGAAGGAGTACTTGGACTGCACCACTGAGGGCAGGGGAGATGGCCGGCTCTGGTGCGCCACCACCTATGACTACGACAGAGACAAGAGATGGGGCTTCTGTGAGA CGGAGGAGCAGACTGCGCAGAGAAGGCAGGCCGAGGAGGCTGACGAGATCTACCAGAGAGCTGTCCGCACACTCAATGGCACCACCAAGAAAAGTCAGAAGAAGGA ggcttATGAGAAGCTGAAGAAGGCGGTAGACATGGGCCACACCAAGGCTGCGGAGAAGGTGGCCTACGCCATGCTGTTTGGAGATTACATGAGCCAGAACGTGAGCCAGGCAAAGGAGCTGTTTGAGAAGCTGGTGCTGGAGGGCTCACCCAAGGCACAGATG GCCCTGGGCTTTCTGTATGCTGCCGGTTTAGGAGTGAACTCCAGTCAGGCTAAG GCGCTGGTTTACTACACTTTCGGGGCTTTAGGTGGAAACCTGGTGGCTCACATGATCCTG GGCTACAGGTACTGGGGTGGTGTGGGCGTCCCCCAGAGCTGCGAGTCGGCCCTGACACATTACCGGCTGGTGGCCAATCACG TTGCTAGTGACGTCTCTCTGATGGGGGGCAGTGCAGTGCAAAGGGTCCGCCTGCTGGATGAGGTGGAAAACCCCGGTTCCACCAGTGGCATGCTAGAGGAAGACCTTATCCAATACTACCAGTTTCTAGCTGAGAAGGGGGATGTCCAGGCCCAG GTTGGCCTGGGCCAGCTGCATCTGCATGGGGGCCGGGGCGTGGAGCAGAACCATGAG AGGGCCTACAACTACTTCAATCAGGCAGCCAACGCTGGGAACACGCATGCCATGGCATTCCTGGGGAAG ATGTACTCTGAAGGCAGTGAGTTTGTGCCCCAGAACAATGAGACTGCCCTACGGTACTTCAAGAAAGCAGCCGACCTG GGCAACCCTGTGGGCCAAAGCGGCCTAGGTATGGCCTACTTGTATGGCCGAGGCGTCCCTGTG AACTACGAGCTGGCGCTGAAGTACTTCCAGAAGGCAGCGGAACAAGGCCTGGTAGATGGGCAGCTGCAGCTAGGCACCATGTACTACA ATGGCATTGGTGTCAAGCGAGACTACAAGCAGGCCCTGAAGTACTTCAACCTGGCCTCTCAGGCAGGCCACATCTTGGCCTTCTACAGTTTGGCTCAGATGCATGCCACAGGCACTGGGGTCATGCGCTCCTGTCACACGGCTGTGGAG CTCTTCAAGAACGTGTGTGAGCGCGGCCGGTGGTCAGAACGCCTCATGACGGCCTACAGCAGCTTCAAGGAGGGTGACTCAGACTCTGCCGTGGTGCAGTACCTGCTGCTGGCTGAGCAGGGCTACGAGGTGGCCCAGAGCAATGTTGCTTTCATCCTGGACCAGA TAGAAGAGGCCAAGATCTTCAGTGAGAATGAGACGTACCCCAGGGCACTGCTTCACTGGAACAGGGCAGCGGCTCAGG GATACACCGTGGCCAGGATAAAGCTAGGGGATTACCACTTCTACGGGCATGGCACGGACGTGGACTATGAGACGGCTGTGATCCACTACAGGCTGGCTTCTGAGCAGCAGCACAGCGCCCAGGCCATGTTTAATTTGGGCTACATGCATGAGAAGGGCCTGGGCATCAAGCAG GACATCCACCTGGCCAAGCGTTTCTACGACATGGCGGCGGAGGCCAGCCCAGATGCCCAGGTGCCGGTCTTCCTGGCCCTCTGCAAGCTGGGCCTCCTCTACTCCCTGCAGTACCTGCAGGACCTTAGT GTCAAAGAGGTCATGTCCCAGGTGGACCTGGACCAGCTGCTGGGACCTGAGTGGGACCTCTACCTCATGACCGTCATTGCCCTGCTGCTGGGCACTGTCATAGCCTACCGTCAGAGGCAGCATCAGGCCATCCTGCGACCCGCCGCTGCTGTCCCCCCTCAGTGA
- the LOC111838664 gene encoding protein sel-1 homolog 1 isoform X1 produces the protein MPLLNATMNKRLLLLLYVLGAVRTAAEAIESSDRSEEKPSDRELEDNHQVGQETEFGEGTDRESPVEEEDLPSQPAPRQEKPKEVPVVIGGTAAGEPCLFPFLFLGKEYLDCTTEGRGDGRLWCATTYDYDRDKRWGFCETEEQTAQRRQAEEADEIYQRAVRTLNGTTKKSQKKEAYEKLKKAVDMGHTKAAEKVAYAMLFGDYMSQNVSQAKELFEKLVLEGSPKAQMALGFLYAAGLGVNSSQAKALVYYTFGALGGNLVAHMILGYRYWGGVGVPQSCESALTHYRLVANHVASDVSLMGGSAVQRVRLLDEVENPGSTSGMLEEDLIQYYQFLAEKGDVQAQVGLGQLHLHGGRGVEQNHERAYNYFNQAANAGNTHAMAFLGKMYSEGSEFVPQNNETALRYFKKAADLGNPVGQSGLGMAYLYGRGVPVNYELALKYFQKAAEQGLVDGQLQLGTMYYNGIGVKRDYKQALKYFNLASQAGHILAFYSLAQMHATGTGVMRSCHTAVELFKNVCERGRWSERLMTAYSSFKEGDSDSAVVQYLLLAEQGYEVAQSNVAFILDQIEEAKIFSENETYPRALLHWNRAAAQGYTVARIKLGDYHFYGHGTDVDYETAVIHYRLASEQQHSAQAMFNLGYMHEKGLGIKQSLPLLSQDIHLAKRFYDMAAEASPDAQVPVFLALCKLGLLYSLQYLQDLSVKEVMSQVDLDQLLGPEWDLYLMTVIALLLGTVIAYRQRQHQAILRPAAAVPPQ, from the exons ATGCCGCTTTTGAACGCCACCATGAATAAGCGCCTACTCCTCTTATTATATGTGCTCGGTGCTGTCAGGACGGCGGCTG AGGCGATAGAGTCGAGTGACAGGTCCGAAGAAAAg CCTTCTGACAGAGAGCTTGAGGATAATCACCAAGTGGGGCAGGAGACAGAATTTGGGGAAGGGACTGACAGGGAGTCCCCTGTCGAGGAAGAGGACCTTCCCTCTCAGCCAGCCCCCAGACAGGAGAAGCCAAAAGAGG TGCCCGTGGTGATTGGAGGCACCGCTGCTGGGGAGCCTTGCTTATTCCCCTTCCTTTTCCTGGGGAAGGAGTACTTGGACTGCACCACTGAGGGCAGGGGAGATGGCCGGCTCTGGTGCGCCACCACCTATGACTACGACAGAGACAAGAGATGGGGCTTCTGTGAGA CGGAGGAGCAGACTGCGCAGAGAAGGCAGGCCGAGGAGGCTGACGAGATCTACCAGAGAGCTGTCCGCACACTCAATGGCACCACCAAGAAAAGTCAGAAGAAGGA ggcttATGAGAAGCTGAAGAAGGCGGTAGACATGGGCCACACCAAGGCTGCGGAGAAGGTGGCCTACGCCATGCTGTTTGGAGATTACATGAGCCAGAACGTGAGCCAGGCAAAGGAGCTGTTTGAGAAGCTGGTGCTGGAGGGCTCACCCAAGGCACAGATG GCCCTGGGCTTTCTGTATGCTGCCGGTTTAGGAGTGAACTCCAGTCAGGCTAAG GCGCTGGTTTACTACACTTTCGGGGCTTTAGGTGGAAACCTGGTGGCTCACATGATCCTG GGCTACAGGTACTGGGGTGGTGTGGGCGTCCCCCAGAGCTGCGAGTCGGCCCTGACACATTACCGGCTGGTGGCCAATCACG TTGCTAGTGACGTCTCTCTGATGGGGGGCAGTGCAGTGCAAAGGGTCCGCCTGCTGGATGAGGTGGAAAACCCCGGTTCCACCAGTGGCATGCTAGAGGAAGACCTTATCCAATACTACCAGTTTCTAGCTGAGAAGGGGGATGTCCAGGCCCAG GTTGGCCTGGGCCAGCTGCATCTGCATGGGGGCCGGGGCGTGGAGCAGAACCATGAG AGGGCCTACAACTACTTCAATCAGGCAGCCAACGCTGGGAACACGCATGCCATGGCATTCCTGGGGAAG ATGTACTCTGAAGGCAGTGAGTTTGTGCCCCAGAACAATGAGACTGCCCTACGGTACTTCAAGAAAGCAGCCGACCTG GGCAACCCTGTGGGCCAAAGCGGCCTAGGTATGGCCTACTTGTATGGCCGAGGCGTCCCTGTG AACTACGAGCTGGCGCTGAAGTACTTCCAGAAGGCAGCGGAACAAGGCCTGGTAGATGGGCAGCTGCAGCTAGGCACCATGTACTACA ATGGCATTGGTGTCAAGCGAGACTACAAGCAGGCCCTGAAGTACTTCAACCTGGCCTCTCAGGCAGGCCACATCTTGGCCTTCTACAGTTTGGCTCAGATGCATGCCACAGGCACTGGGGTCATGCGCTCCTGTCACACGGCTGTGGAG CTCTTCAAGAACGTGTGTGAGCGCGGCCGGTGGTCAGAACGCCTCATGACGGCCTACAGCAGCTTCAAGGAGGGTGACTCAGACTCTGCCGTGGTGCAGTACCTGCTGCTGGCTGAGCAGGGCTACGAGGTGGCCCAGAGCAATGTTGCTTTCATCCTGGACCAGA TAGAAGAGGCCAAGATCTTCAGTGAGAATGAGACGTACCCCAGGGCACTGCTTCACTGGAACAGGGCAGCGGCTCAGG GATACACCGTGGCCAGGATAAAGCTAGGGGATTACCACTTCTACGGGCATGGCACGGACGTGGACTATGAGACGGCTGTGATCCACTACAGGCTGGCTTCTGAGCAGCAGCACAGCGCCCAGGCCATGTTTAATTTGGGCTACATGCATGAGAAGGGCCTGGGCATCAAGCAG TCTCTGCCTCTGCTCTCCCAGGACATCCACCTGGCCAAGCGTTTCTACGACATGGCGGCGGAGGCCAGCCCAGATGCCCAGGTGCCGGTCTTCCTGGCCCTCTGCAAGCTGGGCCTCCTCTACTCCCTGCAGTACCTGCAGGACCTTAGT GTCAAAGAGGTCATGTCCCAGGTGGACCTGGACCAGCTGCTGGGACCTGAGTGGGACCTCTACCTCATGACCGTCATTGCCCTGCTGCTGGGCACTGTCATAGCCTACCGTCAGAGGCAGCATCAGGCCATCCTGCGACCCGCCGCTGCTGTCCCCCCTCAGTGA
- the LOC111838664 gene encoding protein sel-1 homolog 1 isoform X4, giving the protein MPLLNATMNKRLLLLLYVLGAVRTAAEAIESSDRSEEKPSDRELEDNHQVGQETEFGEGTDRESPVEEEDLPSQPAPRQEKPKEVPVVIGGTAAGEPCLFPFLFLGKEYLDCTTEGRGDGRLWCATTYDYDRDKRWGFCETEEQTAQRRQAEEADEIYQRAVRTLNGTTKKSQKKEAYEKLKKAVDMGHTKAAEKVAYAMLFGDYMSQNVSQAKELFEKLVLEGSPKAQMALGFLYAAGLGVNSSQAKALVYYTFGALGGNLVAHMILGYRYWGGVGVPQSCESALTHYRLVANHVASDVSLMGGSAVQRVRLLDEVENPGSTSGMLEEDLIQYYQFLAEKGDVQAQVGLGQLHLHGGRGVEQNHERAYNYFNQAANAGNTHAMAFLGKMYSEGSEFVPQNNETALRYFKKAADLGNPVGQSGLGMAYLYGRGVPVNYELALKYFQKAAEQGLVDGQLQLGTMYYNGIGVKRDYKQALKYFNLASQAGHILAFYSLAQMHATGTGVMRSCHTAVELFKNVCERGRWSERLMTAYSSFKEGDSDSAVVQYLLLAEQGYEVAQSNVAFILDQKEAKIFSENETYPRALLHWNRAAAQGYTVARIKLGDYHFYGHGTDVDYETAVIHYRLASEQQHSAQAMFNLGYMHEKGLGIKQDIHLAKRFYDMAAEASPDAQVPVFLALCKLGLLYSLQYLQDLSVKEVMSQVDLDQLLGPEWDLYLMTVIALLLGTVIAYRQRQHQAILRPAAAVPPQ; this is encoded by the exons ATGCCGCTTTTGAACGCCACCATGAATAAGCGCCTACTCCTCTTATTATATGTGCTCGGTGCTGTCAGGACGGCGGCTG AGGCGATAGAGTCGAGTGACAGGTCCGAAGAAAAg CCTTCTGACAGAGAGCTTGAGGATAATCACCAAGTGGGGCAGGAGACAGAATTTGGGGAAGGGACTGACAGGGAGTCCCCTGTCGAGGAAGAGGACCTTCCCTCTCAGCCAGCCCCCAGACAGGAGAAGCCAAAAGAGG TGCCCGTGGTGATTGGAGGCACCGCTGCTGGGGAGCCTTGCTTATTCCCCTTCCTTTTCCTGGGGAAGGAGTACTTGGACTGCACCACTGAGGGCAGGGGAGATGGCCGGCTCTGGTGCGCCACCACCTATGACTACGACAGAGACAAGAGATGGGGCTTCTGTGAGA CGGAGGAGCAGACTGCGCAGAGAAGGCAGGCCGAGGAGGCTGACGAGATCTACCAGAGAGCTGTCCGCACACTCAATGGCACCACCAAGAAAAGTCAGAAGAAGGA ggcttATGAGAAGCTGAAGAAGGCGGTAGACATGGGCCACACCAAGGCTGCGGAGAAGGTGGCCTACGCCATGCTGTTTGGAGATTACATGAGCCAGAACGTGAGCCAGGCAAAGGAGCTGTTTGAGAAGCTGGTGCTGGAGGGCTCACCCAAGGCACAGATG GCCCTGGGCTTTCTGTATGCTGCCGGTTTAGGAGTGAACTCCAGTCAGGCTAAG GCGCTGGTTTACTACACTTTCGGGGCTTTAGGTGGAAACCTGGTGGCTCACATGATCCTG GGCTACAGGTACTGGGGTGGTGTGGGCGTCCCCCAGAGCTGCGAGTCGGCCCTGACACATTACCGGCTGGTGGCCAATCACG TTGCTAGTGACGTCTCTCTGATGGGGGGCAGTGCAGTGCAAAGGGTCCGCCTGCTGGATGAGGTGGAAAACCCCGGTTCCACCAGTGGCATGCTAGAGGAAGACCTTATCCAATACTACCAGTTTCTAGCTGAGAAGGGGGATGTCCAGGCCCAG GTTGGCCTGGGCCAGCTGCATCTGCATGGGGGCCGGGGCGTGGAGCAGAACCATGAG AGGGCCTACAACTACTTCAATCAGGCAGCCAACGCTGGGAACACGCATGCCATGGCATTCCTGGGGAAG ATGTACTCTGAAGGCAGTGAGTTTGTGCCCCAGAACAATGAGACTGCCCTACGGTACTTCAAGAAAGCAGCCGACCTG GGCAACCCTGTGGGCCAAAGCGGCCTAGGTATGGCCTACTTGTATGGCCGAGGCGTCCCTGTG AACTACGAGCTGGCGCTGAAGTACTTCCAGAAGGCAGCGGAACAAGGCCTGGTAGATGGGCAGCTGCAGCTAGGCACCATGTACTACA ATGGCATTGGTGTCAAGCGAGACTACAAGCAGGCCCTGAAGTACTTCAACCTGGCCTCTCAGGCAGGCCACATCTTGGCCTTCTACAGTTTGGCTCAGATGCATGCCACAGGCACTGGGGTCATGCGCTCCTGTCACACGGCTGTGGAG CTCTTCAAGAACGTGTGTGAGCGCGGCCGGTGGTCAGAACGCCTCATGACGGCCTACAGCAGCTTCAAGGAGGGTGACTCAGACTCTGCCGTGGTGCAGTACCTGCTGCTGGCTGAGCAGGGCTACGAGGTGGCCCAGAGCAATGTTGCTTTCATCCTGGACCAGA AAGAGGCCAAGATCTTCAGTGAGAATGAGACGTACCCCAGGGCACTGCTTCACTGGAACAGGGCAGCGGCTCAGG GATACACCGTGGCCAGGATAAAGCTAGGGGATTACCACTTCTACGGGCATGGCACGGACGTGGACTATGAGACGGCTGTGATCCACTACAGGCTGGCTTCTGAGCAGCAGCACAGCGCCCAGGCCATGTTTAATTTGGGCTACATGCATGAGAAGGGCCTGGGCATCAAGCAG GACATCCACCTGGCCAAGCGTTTCTACGACATGGCGGCGGAGGCCAGCCCAGATGCCCAGGTGCCGGTCTTCCTGGCCCTCTGCAAGCTGGGCCTCCTCTACTCCCTGCAGTACCTGCAGGACCTTAGT GTCAAAGAGGTCATGTCCCAGGTGGACCTGGACCAGCTGCTGGGACCTGAGTGGGACCTCTACCTCATGACCGTCATTGCCCTGCTGCTGGGCACTGTCATAGCCTACCGTCAGAGGCAGCATCAGGCCATCCTGCGACCCGCCGCTGCTGTCCCCCCTCAGTGA